A genomic stretch from Terriglobus sp. RCC_193 includes:
- a CDS encoding glycerophosphodiester phosphodiesterase family protein has translation MLKASVICLLALTTGRLFSQSPQAAYQPAPALATVPGKIVIISHRGEHLHHPENTLVAFLAAADAGADYIELDVRTTSDGKLILMHDKTVDRTTNGTGDVRNHTFNEIRSLDAGAKFSPAFTGTKVPTFDEALDLARNRINVYVDTKDADPQQVVDTIVRHSMQDHVIIYGNPFLLFEVHKILPALRLMPEAQNADVARFLLHSMPLSVLAFDASDFQKPIIQVAKEAHAQVFVDRLNEADTPEFWQKAIDEGADGIQTNRPEALANYLRQHGLATH, from the coding sequence GTGTTGAAAGCAAGTGTCATTTGTCTTCTGGCCCTGACCACCGGCAGGCTCTTTTCCCAATCGCCTCAAGCTGCGTATCAGCCAGCTCCTGCCTTAGCCACAGTTCCGGGCAAGATCGTGATTATTTCCCATCGCGGGGAACACCTCCACCATCCTGAAAATACACTCGTCGCATTTCTTGCCGCTGCTGACGCTGGCGCAGACTACATTGAGCTGGACGTGCGCACCACCTCTGACGGCAAACTGATTCTCATGCACGACAAAACGGTCGACAGAACAACCAATGGCACAGGCGACGTAAGGAACCATACCTTCAATGAAATTCGCTCATTGGACGCTGGCGCTAAGTTTTCGCCAGCATTTACTGGGACCAAAGTGCCCACTTTCGACGAAGCTCTTGATCTCGCACGCAACAGAATCAACGTCTATGTCGACACGAAAGATGCCGACCCGCAACAGGTTGTGGACACGATCGTTCGACACAGCATGCAGGATCACGTGATCATCTATGGCAATCCATTCCTGCTGTTTGAGGTCCATAAAATTCTGCCCGCCTTACGTTTGATGCCCGAGGCTCAGAATGCCGATGTCGCCCGTTTCCTTTTGCATTCCATGCCGCTTTCCGTCCTCGCATTCGACGCATCCGATTTTCAAAAACCGATTATTCAGGTTGCAAAGGAAGCGCATGCACAGGTATTTGTTGACCGTCTGAATGAAGCCGACACACCCGAGTTCTGGCAAAAAGCCATCGACGAAGGAGCCGATGGCATCCAGACAAACCGTCCAGAGGCGCTGGCCAACTACCTTCGCCAACACGGTCTGGCAACACATTAA
- a CDS encoding glycoside hydrolase family 2 TIM barrel-domain containing protein: protein MILSRRKFAASGIAVFAATALPKAFPLPLSAKTHTEVVLIDAWEVSVDGKVIEHDATLPHTPVPLSWHQWEPASWEKVWTYRRELRVPSTSPDVRHFLHVERALANTVVKINGQTIASHQGGFTPFACEITDAVHAGSNELVLEVDSRWVNVPPSGSPKGFASVDYFLPGGLNGLVTLHTVPATTIVDFWSTTRNVLSGHPSVDVVVELDAKQVGKGIITAQLIHGTSVLAKETHEAELKPGKNKASLTLDSLSEIELWSPENPHLYQLQVSFRSSNRESETQSKTIGFREAKFELDGFYLNGKKTRLFGLNRHELFPYVGFGASPRAMRRDAEYLRHTLNCNVVRCSHYPQSTAFLDACDELGLLVWEEIPGWQYLGDSSWKEVAVQNVEEMIRRDRHHPSIIVWGTRINESANDPALYQRTRTLAQQLDPTRPTSGSMTPSSRKDWKENWHEDIFAFDDYHAAPDGSVGIDPAQPGVPYMNAEAVGQFSYGTAKNFLRRYRRAGIPQEQNVQAVLHAQAHDRAARDPRNAGVIAWCGFDYASPMNAYEGVKCPGVVDTFRIPKLGASFYRSQVSPSIRVVIEPSFYWDAELHASSGGAAIFSNCEELRVYLDDVLLQTLHPDRESYAMLAYAPFFCNLPWEKVDHSVLRIDGYVNGKLLLSRSFEGSHEQDRLWLEGDDAAIAADGVDSTRISFGVADRFGNSRPSAKGSLRVQHTGTGKLVGDTEFNLADSGAVGAVWLRSVSNQQGKAQVTISHADLGSRTISVSIQRRKEA, encoded by the coding sequence ATGATTCTTAGCCGGAGAAAATTTGCTGCAAGTGGCATCGCGGTGTTCGCCGCTACTGCATTGCCGAAAGCATTTCCTTTGCCGCTGAGTGCTAAGACGCACACGGAAGTTGTGTTGATAGATGCGTGGGAAGTTTCGGTGGATGGCAAGGTCATTGAGCATGATGCGACGCTGCCCCACACGCCTGTACCCTTGTCATGGCACCAGTGGGAGCCTGCATCGTGGGAGAAAGTGTGGACCTATCGGCGCGAATTGCGAGTGCCCTCCACATCGCCCGATGTAAGACATTTCCTGCATGTGGAGCGTGCTCTGGCCAACACGGTCGTAAAGATAAATGGGCAAACCATTGCATCGCATCAGGGAGGTTTCACACCATTCGCGTGTGAGATCACGGATGCTGTCCACGCAGGATCGAATGAACTGGTGCTCGAGGTGGATTCCCGCTGGGTAAATGTGCCGCCTTCCGGTTCCCCTAAAGGGTTCGCATCGGTAGACTACTTTCTTCCTGGAGGACTGAATGGGCTGGTTACTTTGCACACCGTTCCAGCCACAACCATCGTTGATTTCTGGAGTACGACACGCAACGTCCTGAGTGGTCACCCTTCCGTGGATGTGGTTGTGGAACTGGACGCAAAGCAAGTCGGCAAGGGAATAATCACGGCGCAACTGATACACGGTACGTCTGTTCTTGCGAAAGAAACCCACGAGGCGGAGTTGAAGCCTGGCAAGAACAAAGCGTCGTTGACATTGGATTCGTTATCTGAAATTGAGCTGTGGAGCCCGGAAAATCCACATCTCTATCAGCTCCAGGTATCGTTTCGTTCCAGTAACCGCGAGAGCGAAACACAATCGAAGACCATCGGCTTTCGCGAAGCAAAGTTTGAACTCGATGGCTTCTACCTGAATGGTAAGAAGACACGGCTCTTTGGGCTGAATCGCCACGAACTGTTTCCGTATGTTGGCTTTGGAGCATCACCGAGAGCGATGCGGCGCGACGCGGAGTATCTTCGTCACACGCTGAACTGCAACGTGGTGCGCTGCTCACACTATCCTCAGTCCACCGCATTTCTGGATGCGTGCGATGAACTTGGCCTGCTGGTGTGGGAGGAGATTCCCGGCTGGCAATACCTGGGAGACTCTTCCTGGAAAGAAGTCGCGGTGCAGAATGTCGAAGAAATGATCCGCCGCGACCGTCATCACCCCTCAATCATCGTTTGGGGAACAAGGATTAATGAATCTGCAAATGATCCAGCGCTGTATCAGCGTACGCGTACTTTGGCGCAGCAGCTTGATCCAACGAGGCCTACTTCGGGGAGCATGACTCCTTCCTCGCGCAAGGACTGGAAAGAGAATTGGCATGAAGACATTTTTGCATTCGATGACTATCACGCGGCGCCTGACGGAAGCGTTGGTATTGATCCCGCGCAGCCCGGTGTGCCGTATATGAACGCAGAAGCCGTTGGGCAGTTCTCTTACGGCACGGCCAAAAACTTTCTACGACGCTATCGGAGAGCAGGTATACCGCAAGAGCAAAACGTACAGGCGGTTCTCCATGCGCAAGCACATGATCGAGCCGCGCGAGATCCACGGAACGCAGGTGTTATTGCCTGGTGCGGTTTTGATTATGCCAGTCCCATGAACGCCTACGAAGGTGTTAAGTGCCCCGGTGTAGTTGATACATTCCGTATTCCCAAGTTGGGGGCGTCGTTCTACCGGTCGCAAGTCTCGCCATCAATCCGAGTGGTGATTGAACCAAGCTTCTATTGGGACGCAGAGTTGCATGCATCCAGTGGCGGCGCCGCGATCTTTTCGAACTGCGAAGAGTTGCGCGTGTACCTCGATGATGTCTTGCTCCAAACGCTTCATCCTGATCGAGAGAGTTATGCGATGCTCGCTTACGCTCCGTTCTTCTGCAACCTTCCCTGGGAAAAAGTAGATCACTCTGTTCTGCGCATCGATGGCTATGTGAACGGAAAACTCTTGCTCTCACGCTCCTTTGAAGGGAGCCATGAGCAGGACCGCCTGTGGCTGGAGGGGGATGATGCGGCCATCGCCGCAGACGGCGTGGACAGCACGCGAATCTCCTTTGGAGTGGCTGATCGCTTTGGGAATAGCAGGCCTTCCGCGAAAGGAAGTCTCCGCGTCCAGCACACTGGAACCGGAAAACTGGTTGGCGATACTGAGTTCAACCTTGCCGATTCAGGTGCGGTCGGTGCTGTATGGTTGCGCTCTGTCTCAAATCAGCAGGGCAAAGCACAGGTAACCATTTCTCATGCTGACTTAGGATCAAGAACGATCTCAGTTTCGATTCAACGCAGGAAAGAAGCTTAG
- a CDS encoding carboxypeptidase regulatory-like domain-containing protein translates to MMTRRIPLSVLAVLSLAPAAHMYAQAVGVLRGTVLDSTGALVPDAGVVVTNTGTGVSRSVKSNSLGIFVFPDLPIGSYSVQITKEGFRTQQRTGVVLLTGQVIDAPFTLLNGEASQTVEVTAEAAQLQTANSAVQTTIDAKQISELPLNGRNALQLTTLTPGTTLTSVGTEAGQQDNVGLAVNGLRPTQSTYLLDNAIYNNRFFDSVPTLPNPDALQEFTIQSSNYSAEFPGAGALVQLSTRSGTNQIHGTAYEYLRNTVLNAYNRFPARDSAGRPIKPPFKLNQFGGTVGGPIIHDKTFFFFAAEDQEQRASVNPVSFVIPTVAQMNGNFSALTSAGTQLYNPTTGQPYAGNIITTGASALSQAVYKNYLAGLNPDSTGRVTLSPNQNISNTQYTVKVDHQLLANNHLSGRYFYNQNNFQRSFTAPTGFFAANAFRNQSLVISDTHVFSPSFTGTFSAAAGRFARTQVPQAPGLKSLQDLGQQVPLGTPLALFPGIRANISGFVNIFSGGTLQQAATTFEYKATFVKIVGSHTINFGGGWERSRINANDYSYVPGDNAFSGARTAAPSGVTLPTGFRSSGNAVADFYLGYESSFSQDNGRTMYLRENRPDLYVQDDWKVNRDLTINAGLRWDPWLPPTDLNTALVGFQAGAQSIIAPNAPLGLLFLGDKGVQDSIFRKNWKDFGPRVGFAYNVGGKGKLIFRGAYGLFYGFPEGLLYQRTNQTQPRSFGVTTPNPANAWDNIWGSSSPFPRAKTPLSNFGSYVFTLPVSGGVLDPNSKVATIQDRNFTVETQLTNSLALSIAYVGNHVQHVMGSRQLNPAVYGPGATLANTQSRRIYQGVGAMEVASSYEYSDYNGLQVNVTRRVSNGLHVLTNLTWAKIIDNTSSAIEGNAGPANPFDLNSSRGPADYDVTVRYNLALVYDIPKVHVAPWAGQIINGWQVNTILNAATGTPFTVLSGTDRSLSGVGGDYADRVGDPARPAGVSSITQYFNTAAYQAAATGTFGNSGRNSLRGPGSLNLDASAAKTFHLTDRLGLQFHAQAFNALNRANLNNPNATVSAGTASFGKITGAGSPRVLQFALRLSF, encoded by the coding sequence ATGATGACACGTCGTATTCCCTTGTCTGTTCTCGCTGTTCTTTCACTTGCTCCCGCTGCACACATGTATGCGCAGGCGGTTGGTGTTCTTCGTGGCACGGTGCTGGATAGCACTGGAGCGTTAGTCCCGGATGCGGGCGTGGTTGTTACGAACACAGGCACAGGTGTTTCCCGTTCGGTGAAGTCAAATTCGTTAGGTATCTTTGTCTTTCCAGATCTGCCGATCGGTTCCTACTCTGTGCAGATCACCAAGGAAGGATTCCGTACACAGCAACGTACCGGCGTCGTATTGCTGACGGGACAGGTAATCGATGCGCCGTTCACCTTACTTAACGGCGAAGCATCACAGACGGTTGAAGTAACGGCTGAAGCAGCTCAATTGCAGACTGCGAACTCTGCGGTGCAGACAACGATTGATGCAAAACAGATATCGGAGTTGCCATTAAATGGTCGCAACGCCCTTCAGTTGACGACGCTAACGCCAGGAACCACGCTCACCAGCGTTGGTACGGAAGCAGGACAGCAGGACAATGTTGGCCTGGCGGTGAATGGTTTGCGTCCCACGCAGAGCACTTATCTGCTCGATAATGCCATCTATAACAATCGTTTTTTCGATTCTGTTCCGACCTTGCCCAATCCTGACGCACTCCAGGAATTTACGATTCAGTCATCAAACTATAGCGCGGAGTTTCCCGGTGCAGGTGCGTTGGTGCAGCTCTCGACACGGTCGGGTACCAATCAGATTCACGGCACGGCATATGAGTATCTGCGCAACACTGTGTTGAATGCGTATAACCGTTTTCCGGCACGCGATTCCGCAGGGCGTCCAATCAAGCCACCCTTCAAGCTGAACCAGTTTGGTGGAACGGTGGGTGGCCCGATCATTCATGACAAGACGTTCTTCTTCTTTGCCGCAGAAGATCAGGAGCAGCGTGCTTCTGTAAATCCCGTTTCGTTTGTTATTCCCACTGTCGCGCAGATGAATGGTAACTTCAGCGCGCTTACATCCGCAGGCACGCAACTCTATAACCCGACGACCGGCCAACCGTATGCTGGCAATATCATCACCACCGGTGCTAGCGCTCTTTCGCAGGCCGTATATAAAAACTATCTCGCTGGCCTGAATCCTGATTCCACCGGTCGTGTCACGCTGAGTCCGAATCAGAACATCAGCAACACGCAGTACACGGTTAAGGTGGATCACCAGCTTTTGGCGAATAACCATCTGAGCGGTCGCTATTTTTATAACCAGAACAATTTCCAACGGTCCTTCACCGCGCCGACTGGATTTTTTGCGGCGAACGCATTTCGAAATCAGTCGCTGGTCATTAGCGACACGCATGTCTTCAGCCCGAGTTTTACGGGAACATTTTCCGCTGCAGCAGGACGCTTCGCACGCACCCAGGTGCCGCAGGCTCCCGGGTTGAAATCGCTGCAAGACCTTGGACAGCAGGTTCCATTAGGTACGCCGCTCGCACTCTTCCCTGGTATCCGTGCCAACATCTCCGGCTTCGTCAACATCTTTTCTGGCGGAACGTTGCAGCAGGCAGCAACGACGTTTGAGTACAAGGCTACGTTTGTAAAGATTGTGGGTTCGCACACCATTAACTTTGGTGGAGGCTGGGAACGTTCGCGCATCAACGCAAACGACTATTCCTATGTTCCAGGTGACAACGCATTCAGTGGTGCGCGGACAGCGGCACCCAGCGGAGTAACATTGCCAACCGGATTCCGCAGCAGTGGCAACGCCGTAGCCGATTTTTATCTGGGATATGAGTCATCGTTCTCGCAGGACAATGGACGAACCATGTACCTGAGGGAGAACCGGCCCGATCTGTATGTGCAAGATGATTGGAAAGTTAATCGTGACCTGACGATCAACGCAGGGCTTCGTTGGGACCCGTGGCTTCCTCCTACCGATCTGAACACTGCATTGGTAGGTTTTCAGGCAGGTGCGCAGTCGATCATTGCGCCCAATGCGCCACTTGGACTGTTGTTTCTCGGCGATAAGGGAGTACAGGATTCGATCTTTCGGAAGAACTGGAAGGACTTTGGACCACGCGTGGGCTTTGCATACAACGTGGGCGGAAAAGGGAAGTTAATTTTCCGCGGAGCCTATGGCCTCTTCTATGGCTTCCCAGAAGGTTTGCTGTACCAACGAACTAATCAGACGCAGCCTCGCAGCTTTGGGGTGACCACACCGAACCCTGCCAATGCATGGGACAACATCTGGGGCAGCAGCAGCCCGTTCCCGCGTGCGAAGACTCCGTTAAGTAACTTCGGATCGTATGTGTTTACGTTGCCGGTATCAGGCGGTGTGCTTGACCCGAACTCAAAGGTGGCGACTATCCAGGATCGTAACTTCACAGTGGAAACTCAGCTGACAAATTCACTTGCGCTATCGATTGCGTATGTTGGAAACCACGTGCAACATGTGATGGGATCGCGGCAATTGAATCCTGCTGTGTACGGTCCGGGAGCCACGCTGGCGAATACACAATCGCGCCGAATCTATCAGGGGGTGGGCGCGATGGAAGTCGCCAGTTCCTATGAATACTCCGATTACAACGGCCTGCAAGTGAATGTGACACGACGTGTTTCAAATGGTCTGCATGTGCTGACGAATCTGACGTGGGCGAAGATCATCGACAACACATCGAGCGCGATTGAAGGCAATGCCGGACCAGCCAATCCTTTCGACCTTAACAGTTCACGCGGACCTGCTGATTACGATGTAACGGTTCGTTACAACCTGGCGCTGGTCTATGACATTCCGAAGGTACATGTTGCTCCTTGGGCTGGCCAGATTATCAACGGATGGCAAGTGAACACGATTCTGAATGCAGCGACGGGTACTCCGTTCACCGTGCTGAGTGGAACGGACCGTTCGTTGTCAGGAGTCGGTGGCGACTACGCCGATCGCGTCGGCGATCCTGCCCGGCCAGCGGGTGTGAGCAGCATCACGCAGTACTTCAATACGGCTGCTTATCAGGCCGCAGCGACGGGAACCTTTGGCAACAGTGGACGTAACAGTCTGCGTGGACCGGGGTCGTTGAATCTGGATGCGTCTGCGGCCAAGACGTTTCATCTGACGGATCGTTTGGGGTTGCAATTCCACGCGCAGGCTTTCAACGCGTTGAACCGCGCAAACCTGAACAATCCAAACGCGACCGTATCTGCTGGAACGGCAAGCTTCGGTAAGATCACGGGTGCTGGATCACCACGAGTCCTGCAGTTCGCTTTGCGACTAAGCTTCTAA
- a CDS encoding MFS transporter: MSAVLGTVPQRHGYSERRRWLILALLFAITVVNFVDRQTLSVLAPVVRQNLHLSNEAYGRIVSAFQFGMMTGELPMGALMDRFGARIVLAGAVLWWSGATSAQAFTKSGFQLGLARLWMGTGECGNYSGGIKVLTQLFRKENRTLAIGIFNSGSMIGSTIAPPIIVWLLQRHGYRSAFLVAASLGLLWVPLWLLLYRNPPAKEEHRDTKPERSVWELFAQRSVWAVMMCRFFIGPVMQFYWYWIPNYLFHERHVSMSGIGYVAWIPFVLGDIGGVAGGWSAGALEKRGLRVYSVRRITMYLSALLCIVSLFVPFAKGLLLAYLLIGVSMLADNFLSANMFGAITDLFPESEVGRVTGFTGLAAGLSGLLFPLLTGYLVDHVSYTPVFFLIGIMPMMGAAALFLLGSPAYRQLQETR, translated from the coding sequence ATGAGTGCAGTGTTGGGCACCGTGCCACAAAGACACGGCTATAGCGAGCGCAGACGCTGGCTGATTCTTGCACTGCTGTTTGCGATTACGGTGGTGAACTTCGTCGACCGCCAGACACTATCGGTTCTGGCGCCGGTGGTGCGACAGAACTTGCATCTGAGCAACGAAGCGTATGGCCGCATTGTGTCTGCGTTTCAGTTCGGCATGATGACAGGCGAATTGCCGATGGGTGCGCTGATGGACCGGTTTGGTGCGCGCATTGTGCTGGCTGGTGCCGTGCTGTGGTGGTCTGGGGCGACCAGCGCGCAGGCATTTACAAAGAGCGGATTTCAACTTGGTTTGGCGCGCCTCTGGATGGGCACAGGGGAGTGCGGCAATTACTCTGGTGGCATCAAGGTGCTAACTCAACTGTTCCGCAAGGAGAACCGAACACTCGCGATTGGAATATTCAATAGCGGCAGCATGATTGGTTCGACAATTGCACCACCGATCATTGTGTGGCTACTGCAACGTCATGGATACCGTTCGGCGTTCCTGGTGGCTGCTTCGTTGGGACTGTTGTGGGTACCGTTGTGGTTGTTGCTGTATCGGAATCCCCCGGCGAAGGAAGAACACCGCGATACGAAGCCGGAGCGCAGCGTGTGGGAGTTGTTTGCGCAGCGGTCGGTGTGGGCCGTCATGATGTGCCGCTTCTTCATTGGGCCAGTCATGCAGTTCTATTGGTACTGGATTCCGAACTACCTGTTCCATGAGCGTCATGTTTCGATGAGTGGAATCGGCTATGTGGCATGGATCCCTTTTGTGTTGGGAGATATTGGCGGAGTTGCCGGCGGGTGGAGTGCCGGTGCGCTTGAGAAGCGCGGGCTACGGGTCTATTCCGTGCGCAGGATCACGATGTACCTTAGCGCTTTGCTCTGCATTGTGAGTCTGTTTGTGCCGTTTGCCAAGGGGCTGCTGCTCGCCTACTTGTTGATTGGTGTGTCGATGTTGGCAGACAACTTTTTATCCGCAAACATGTTTGGAGCGATCACCGATCTGTTTCCGGAGAGTGAGGTCGGTCGTGTGACCGGCTTTACCGGCCTGGCTGCAGGGCTGAGTGGGTTGCTGTTTCCTCTGCTTACCGGTTACCTGGTCGATCACGTTTCGTACACGCCGGTCTTCTTTCTGATTGGCATTATGCCCATGATGGGTGCGGCAGCACTGTTCTTACTCGGTTCACCCGCATATCGCCAGCTACAGGAGACCCGATGA
- the ssuD gene encoding FMNH2-dependent alkanesulfonate monooxygenase, with the protein MKGTKNVEISWFIPTTGDGRYLGSEVGSRVTDLAYLTQIAQAVDNLGYHSVLLPTGNSCEDSWVIASALLPATKRLRFLVAIRPGIMSPTVAARMASTFDRLSGGRLLINVVTGGDPHEAAADGVFLPHDERYAVTDEFLSIWRSIMAGETSSFEGKYLHVKDARVYYPALQQPHPTLYFGGSSNAGIELAARQVDVYLTWGEPPALVAEKIARVREAAAKQGRTLRFGIRLHVIVRETNEAAWRDANDLIRYVNKDVVERARQGLAKFDSEGQRRMAELVRGSAENLEVSPNLWSGIGLVRSGAGTALVGDAETVAQRMLEYADLGIDSFILSGYPHLEEAYRVKELLFPLLPIHHSDPAASIHDRHPADFVGNEFRPVRNG; encoded by the coding sequence ATGAAAGGGACTAAGAACGTGGAGATCTCATGGTTCATTCCCACTACTGGTGACGGCCGGTATCTTGGCAGCGAAGTTGGTTCACGTGTCACAGACCTTGCGTATCTCACGCAGATTGCCCAAGCTGTCGATAACCTCGGTTATCATTCTGTTCTTCTACCGACAGGAAATTCGTGCGAAGACTCATGGGTGATCGCTTCTGCTTTGTTACCAGCTACGAAGCGGCTGCGCTTTCTGGTTGCGATTCGTCCCGGGATCATGTCGCCAACCGTAGCGGCGCGCATGGCTTCCACGTTTGATCGCCTCTCCGGCGGGAGGCTGCTGATTAATGTGGTTACCGGTGGTGATCCGCATGAAGCTGCTGCGGATGGTGTGTTTCTGCCGCATGATGAACGATATGCCGTGACAGACGAATTCCTCTCAATCTGGCGCAGCATCATGGCAGGTGAGACATCGAGCTTTGAAGGCAAGTACCTGCATGTGAAGGATGCGCGGGTATATTACCCGGCACTGCAGCAACCGCATCCGACGCTATATTTTGGAGGCTCTTCCAATGCGGGTATCGAGCTTGCAGCACGCCAGGTAGATGTGTATTTGACATGGGGTGAACCGCCAGCACTTGTAGCGGAGAAAATTGCGCGAGTTCGTGAAGCTGCTGCGAAGCAGGGTCGTACGCTGCGCTTTGGCATTCGCCTACATGTGATTGTGCGCGAGACAAACGAGGCTGCATGGCGCGATGCAAACGACCTCATCCGTTACGTCAACAAGGACGTCGTTGAGCGCGCGCGGCAAGGTCTGGCAAAGTTTGACTCGGAAGGGCAGCGTCGCATGGCGGAATTGGTGCGGGGAAGCGCGGAGAATCTTGAAGTGAGTCCGAATCTCTGGTCAGGTATTGGACTGGTTCGGAGTGGTGCAGGCACTGCGCTTGTGGGCGACGCAGAGACAGTAGCGCAACGCATGCTGGAATACGCAGACCTGGGCATCGACAGTTTCATTCTGTCTGGCTACCCGCATCTTGAAGAGGCGTATCGCGTGAAGGAACTGCTGTTCCCGCTGCTGCCTATTCATCACAGCGATCCTGCTGCGTCGATTCATGATCGTCATCCAGCAGATTTTGTCGGCAATGAGTTCCGGCCGGTTCGAAACGGATGA
- a CDS encoding Gfo/Idh/MocA family protein has translation MNRREFIGVTAATAVSMSAKSYAHVIGANNRVGLGIIGVGRRGRIVGAGFLQDGRTQLVAIADTYEATRKRVLAQLAPELPEPASFNAHEDLLAHKDVDAVLIATPDHLHVTVAKAALGAGKHVYLEKPTLHRWHERQTLVDAAQQSKHVLQCGTQQRSGATYLRAKQEYIDSGKLGQIVLVRAVWHDFAWQRRKIVDAPKPAGLDWERFLGPAPHVPYQTARYDSWRYFHDYGNGLLADILTHWVDVAQWFLNDAAPQSAFATGGIYKLHDGRDNPDTVSAVVRYKDWNLNFESSVLSLRNERPSVLFEGTEGLLEVARDGYVYTPLQGTPVRVDTKENLERSHTRNFLDAITNGAVPNAPLDAGLAASVPVLLALKSYWSQGVPQSKLDERD, from the coding sequence ATGAATCGCCGCGAATTTATTGGCGTAACGGCTGCAACTGCAGTCTCCATGAGCGCGAAGTCGTATGCGCACGTGATTGGTGCGAACAACCGTGTTGGGCTGGGCATCATCGGTGTTGGACGCCGGGGACGCATCGTGGGAGCGGGCTTCCTTCAGGATGGCCGCACACAACTGGTGGCCATCGCGGACACGTATGAGGCAACGCGTAAGCGCGTCCTTGCACAACTTGCACCGGAACTACCGGAGCCTGCGTCGTTCAATGCGCACGAAGATCTGCTGGCGCACAAGGACGTGGATGCTGTCTTGATTGCAACACCGGATCATCTTCACGTCACTGTAGCGAAGGCTGCGCTGGGGGCAGGAAAGCATGTCTACCTGGAGAAGCCGACGCTGCATCGCTGGCACGAACGGCAAACACTTGTCGATGCGGCTCAGCAGAGCAAGCACGTTCTGCAATGCGGCACACAGCAGCGTAGTGGTGCGACCTATCTGCGTGCGAAACAGGAATACATCGACAGCGGAAAGTTGGGCCAGATTGTGTTGGTGCGTGCCGTTTGGCATGACTTTGCCTGGCAGCGCCGCAAGATTGTGGATGCGCCGAAGCCTGCTGGTCTGGACTGGGAACGCTTCCTTGGGCCGGCGCCACATGTTCCGTATCAGACAGCGCGTTACGATTCGTGGCGTTACTTCCACGATTACGGCAACGGTCTGCTTGCGGATATCCTGACGCATTGGGTTGATGTGGCGCAGTGGTTTCTGAATGACGCAGCACCGCAGTCAGCATTTGCAACTGGCGGGATTTATAAGCTGCACGATGGCCGTGACAACCCCGACACGGTAAGTGCGGTTGTCCGTTACAAGGACTGGAATCTGAACTTCGAGAGTTCCGTGTTGTCGTTGCGAAATGAACGTCCTTCCGTTTTGTTTGAAGGAACGGAAGGGTTGCTCGAAGTTGCTCGCGATGGGTATGTGTATACACCGTTGCAAGGAACGCCAGTGCGTGTCGATACCAAGGAGAATCTGGAACGTTCGCACACCAGGAATTTTCTGGATGCAATTACCAATGGGGCTGTGCCGAATGCTCCATTGGATGCAGGTCTTGCCGCTTCCGTGCCGGTACTGCTCGCGTTGAAGTCTTACTGGAGCCAGGGTGTTCCGCAATCAAAGCTTGATGAAAGGGACTAA
- a CDS encoding sugar phosphate isomerase/epimerase family protein, translating into MASSFTRRHVIGSALASVAGLSLQRTFGQGIARALDPASSSTRTFYGAQTNAFAIQPARFETFVDALTQIRSLGYDGFETGFINLRGQSKDLPSARKQIETTGLTFLGIHIFLPEYDSLTNVPPKAFYETVAHQGAETGAQRLIFSGAPAATADELKRKAEALNTAGEFASTLGLKLAYHNHWWEAKYGALELETLYAETDPAKVSFLMDIGHASRTNLDLPAFVQKHAARLTGLHFRDFVDGKQVALGQGKFPLRQVANALKQANWHGWVINEEEREDGTKLGRAVLETSLQSLKGAFSA; encoded by the coding sequence ATGGCATCTTCCTTTACACGGAGACACGTCATCGGCTCAGCTCTTGCGAGTGTTGCCGGACTATCTCTGCAACGTACTTTTGGTCAAGGCATTGCACGTGCACTGGATCCCGCGTCTTCGTCGACGCGGACCTTCTACGGTGCGCAGACCAATGCGTTTGCAATCCAGCCTGCGCGTTTCGAGACGTTTGTGGATGCCCTCACGCAGATTCGCAGTCTTGGATACGACGGATTTGAGACAGGCTTCATTAACCTCCGTGGTCAGTCAAAGGATTTGCCGTCGGCGCGAAAGCAGATCGAGACGACAGGACTTACCTTTCTAGGCATCCACATCTTTTTGCCGGAATACGATTCACTGACGAACGTACCGCCTAAGGCTTTCTACGAAACAGTTGCGCACCAAGGTGCTGAGACCGGGGCGCAGCGCTTGATTTTCAGCGGTGCTCCCGCAGCGACAGCTGATGAGTTAAAGCGAAAAGCAGAAGCGCTGAATACAGCAGGTGAGTTTGCCTCCACGCTGGGTCTGAAGCTGGCGTATCACAATCATTGGTGGGAGGCGAAGTATGGAGCGCTCGAGTTGGAAACGCTCTATGCGGAGACTGATCCCGCGAAGGTCAGTTTCCTTATGGATATTGGCCACGCCTCGCGCACGAATTTAGATCTTCCAGCGTTTGTGCAGAAACATGCGGCGCGACTAACGGGATTGCACTTCCGCGATTTTGTAGATGGCAAACAGGTCGCTCTCGGCCAAGGAAAGTTCCCACTGAGGCAGGTTGCGAATGCTCTGAAGCAGGCGAACTGGCACGGCTGGGTGATCAATGAAGAAGAACGCGAAGATGGCACGAAACTAGGGCGCGCCGTTCTGGAAACTTCGCTGCAATCGTTGAAGGGAGCGTTCTCTGCATGA